From Lolium perenne isolate Kyuss_39 chromosome 5, Kyuss_2.0, whole genome shotgun sequence, a single genomic window includes:
- the LOC139829811 gene encoding uncharacterized protein isoform X1, with amino-acid sequence MLALSPLTSPADGALPCPQSRRPANTSRSPAGAGASATAAVQDGDRRRRTGLTAVWTSGRIPSRRFAIRRSRCSPTGTTKVAAAARAPVPLSRRRIGGVTWGHGRGRVLRMEPFRDLQDPSPTSTPPSRSHPKVWLARMQTSLCVYRGSVRWQRVAYFFDSVAFADLVRMSPILILLVFLGRRLCISSP; translated from the exons ATGCTCGCCCTATCCCCGCTCACTTCCCCCGCCGACGGAGCCCTCCCGTGCCCTCAATCGCGCCGCCCCGCAAACACTAGCCGCTCCCCTGCAGGCGCCGGCGCCAGCGCGACCGCGGCTGTTCAAGACGGCGACCGGCGCAGGAGGACGGGGCTGACCGCAGTATGGACTTCTGGTCGCATCCCGAGCCGTCGATTCGCCATCCGTCGGAGCCGCTGCTCGCCCACGGGAACCACCAaggtcgccgccgccgcgcgagCTCCGGTACCCCTGTCGCGCCGGCGTATTGGAGGGGTCACCTGGGGCCATGGACGCGGCCGTGTGCTCCGGATGGAGCCCTTCCGCGACCTGCAAGACCCAAGCCCCACTTCCACGCCGCCGTCCAGGAGCCACCCAAAG GTGTGGCTGGCAAGAATGCAAACCAGCCTGTGCGTTTACCGCGGCAGCGTGCGATGGCAGCGGGTGGCCTACTTCTTTGACTCCGTGGCCTTTG CGGACCTCGTGAGGATGTCACCCATATTGATTCTTCTGGTGTTCTTAGGACGCAGGCTGTGTATATCTTCCCCCTGA
- the LOC139829811 gene encoding uncharacterized protein isoform X2, translated as MLALSPLTSPADGALPCPQSRRPANTSRSPAGAGASATAAVQDGDRRRRTGLTAVWTSGRIPSRRFAIRRSRCSPTGTTKVAAAARAPVPLSRRRIGGVTWGHGRGRVLRMEPFRDLQDPSPTSTPPSRSHPKVEIFASRARVDTTILCGWQECKPACAFTAAACDGSGWPTSLTPWPLRTS; from the exons ATGCTCGCCCTATCCCCGCTCACTTCCCCCGCCGACGGAGCCCTCCCGTGCCCTCAATCGCGCCGCCCCGCAAACACTAGCCGCTCCCCTGCAGGCGCCGGCGCCAGCGCGACCGCGGCTGTTCAAGACGGCGACCGGCGCAGGAGGACGGGGCTGACCGCAGTATGGACTTCTGGTCGCATCCCGAGCCGTCGATTCGCCATCCGTCGGAGCCGCTGCTCGCCCACGGGAACCACCAaggtcgccgccgccgcgcgagCTCCGGTACCCCTGTCGCGCCGGCGTATTGGAGGGGTCACCTGGGGCCATGGACGCGGCCGTGTGCTCCGGATGGAGCCCTTCCGCGACCTGCAAGACCCAAGCCCCACTTCCACGCCGCCGTCCAGGAGCCACCCAAAGGTCGAAATCTTCGCCTCTCGTGCTAGAGTCGACACAACAATTTT GTGTGGCTGGCAAGAATGCAAACCAGCCTGTGCGTTTACCGCGGCAGCGTGCGATGGCAGCGGGTGGCCTACTTCTTTGACTCCGTGGCCTTTG CGGACCTCGTGA